The following are from one region of the Ignavibacteriota bacterium genome:
- a CDS encoding sigma-54-dependent Fis family transcriptional regulator, which translates to MEKNPILIVDDEPSYLELMKDFLNQEGYANVITESNPLNVLPLLDRTDIDLILLDIFMPEMNGLELLEKIYAVYPGIPVIVITAVHEVQIALKAIKLGAYEFITKPPDTDRLLLTIRRALDTKLLESERDSLRRSLFEHKPSRRIFSDIITDSPVMHKVFELVEIFAPTNETVFIAGETGTGKDMIASKIHDLSPRRGRPFVAVNLASITPSLFESELFGYKKGTFTGAVEDKVGYFEAANGGTIFLDEVGELPIALQGKLLRTIQYNEIYRIGDAKPVQLDIRIISATNKDLLQAVNNKEFRADLYYRLNRGFIFMPPLNKRGDDVVLLAEHFLEVGNRTYSKNIQGFSESVMEALKSYTFPGNVRELENIILNSVAKTFGETHINSIDLPKEYLRPIDNGNNHKPKLTTLNLAAEEHILNIMKTVGNSVQRAAPLLGVSERTLQRRLKAIRERRN; encoded by the coding sequence GTGGAGAAAAATCCTATACTAATCGTTGATGATGAACCTTCATATTTGGAATTAATGAAGGATTTCCTGAACCAGGAAGGTTATGCTAATGTGATTACTGAATCAAATCCATTAAATGTTTTGCCACTTCTTGACAGGACAGATATTGATCTGATTCTTCTGGATATTTTTATGCCGGAGATGAACGGACTTGAATTGCTCGAAAAGATTTACGCCGTTTATCCAGGAATTCCTGTCATAGTTATCACAGCGGTTCACGAAGTTCAGATTGCACTAAAAGCAATAAAGCTCGGTGCCTACGAATTTATTACAAAACCACCAGATACTGACAGATTGTTGTTAACTATACGAAGAGCATTAGATACAAAGCTTCTGGAGTCTGAAAGAGATTCATTAAGAAGATCGTTGTTTGAACATAAACCAAGCCGAAGAATATTTTCAGATATTATTACTGATTCACCTGTGATGCATAAAGTATTTGAACTTGTTGAAATTTTTGCACCAACAAATGAAACTGTTTTCATTGCAGGAGAAACCGGAACCGGTAAAGATATGATAGCAAGTAAAATTCATGATCTTTCTCCAAGAAGAGGCAGACCGTTTGTTGCAGTCAACCTTGCTTCAATAACACCAAGCTTATTTGAAAGTGAACTTTTTGGATACAAGAAAGGAACGTTTACCGGAGCTGTTGAAGATAAAGTCGGATATTTTGAAGCTGCTAACGGAGGTACAATTTTTCTTGATGAAGTTGGCGAACTGCCAATTGCTCTTCAAGGTAAACTGCTGCGCACAATTCAATACAATGAAATTTACCGGATTGGTGATGCAAAACCAGTTCAACTGGATATTAGGATTATCTCAGCTACCAACAAAGACCTTCTTCAGGCAGTTAACAATAAAGAGTTTAGAGCAGATTTGTATTATCGTCTCAATCGCGGATTTATTTTTATGCCTCCTCTTAATAAAAGAGGTGATGATGTTGTTCTACTTGCAGAACATTTTCTTGAAGTAGGAAACCGGACTTACAGCAAAAACATACAGGGATTTTCTGAAAGTGTTATGGAAGCATTGAAAAGCTATACGTTCCCGGGTAATGTAAGAGAATTAGAAAATATTATACTAAACTCTGTTGCAAAAACATTTGGTGAAACGCATATAAATTCGATCGATCTTCCAAAAGAATATCTCAGACCAATTGACAATGGGAATAATCACAAACCAAAATTAACCACACTCAACCTCGCTGCTGAGGAACATATTTTAAATATTATGAAAACGGTTGGGAATAGCGTTCAAAGAGCTGCACCGCTTCTTGGAGTTAGCGAAAGAACCTTACAAAGAAGATTGAAAGCAATTAGGGAAAGAAGAAACTGA